In one window of Mobiluncus massiliensis DNA:
- the truB gene encoding tRNA pseudouridine(55) synthase TruB yields MFDAPDFLPDCPADLPRGETCPPGLVIVDKPRGLSSNAVASRIRRLAGQKKVGYAGTLDPLATGILICAIGKATRLLQYLTAHDKVYTARVRFGISTDTDDALGQVTACLGAVLTPEDIASALVPWRGPVNQIPAKFSAIKIGGKRAYDLARAGKNVEIQPRPVTIHRLELRGAPVIETVAGDDSNPPVSVTDAELLVECSAGTYVRALARDLGADLGVGAHLTALRRISVGSYGLDQARSLSELGAEVESRGMLRPLGLDAAILGIFPELSGDETQVRALSFGQAPQLAGSTREATALLQTANSSPNASAGSLLAVTEATTDSDAGEKRVIALAQLENERLKPIWVLRPAKSGTSGTYT; encoded by the coding sequence ATGTTTGACGCGCCGGACTTCTTGCCCGACTGTCCCGCGGATTTGCCTCGGGGTGAAACCTGTCCGCCCGGACTGGTCATTGTGGATAAGCCGCGGGGGTTGAGTTCCAACGCGGTGGCCTCACGGATTCGTCGGTTGGCAGGACAAAAGAAAGTCGGTTATGCCGGTACTCTAGATCCGCTGGCCACGGGAATCCTCATTTGCGCTATCGGCAAAGCCACGCGCCTCTTGCAATACTTGACAGCTCATGACAAGGTCTATACCGCCCGGGTGCGGTTTGGCATCTCTACGGATACTGACGATGCCCTGGGCCAGGTCACGGCCTGTTTAGGCGCTGTGTTGACCCCGGAGGACATCGCGTCGGCTCTGGTGCCGTGGCGCGGTCCGGTCAACCAAATCCCCGCCAAGTTTTCCGCTATTAAGATTGGCGGCAAACGTGCCTACGACCTGGCGCGTGCCGGGAAAAACGTGGAAATCCAGCCTCGTCCGGTGACCATTCACCGGCTCGAGCTGAGAGGCGCTCCCGTCATCGAAACGGTAGCGGGAGACGACTCGAACCCTCCGGTGAGCGTTACCGATGCGGAACTTTTGGTGGAATGTTCGGCGGGAACCTACGTGCGCGCCCTGGCTCGAGACCTCGGAGCAGACCTGGGGGTGGGGGCGCATCTGACGGCGTTACGACGCATTTCGGTCGGGTCATACGGGCTGGACCAGGCGCGAAGCCTGTCCGAGCTGGGGGCCGAAGTCGAGAGTCGCGGGATGCTGCGTCCGTTAGGGCTCGACGCGGCGATTTTGGGAATCTTTCCCGAATTGTCCGGTGACGAAACCCAGGTGCGGGCGCTGTCTTTCGGACAAGCCCCACAACTGGCCGGTTCGACCCGCGAGGCCACCGCCCTTCTGCAGACGGCAAATTCGAGCCCAAATGCGTCTGCCGGTTCGCTGCTGGCCGTCACCGAAGCGACGACCGACTCAGACGCGGGTGAAAAACGTGTCATCGCGCTGGCCCAGCTGGAAAACGAGCGGCTGAAACCGATTTGGGTGTTGAGACCTGCAAAATCTGGAACGTCTGGGACATACACTTAA
- the rbfA gene encoding 30S ribosome-binding factor RbfA, with the protein MDDTRREKVAANILTTVASMLAGKIKDPRLGFVTITSVEVTGDLQHAKVYYTAYGSDTERTASGAALESAKGLIRSHVGKNLGTRLTPTLEFVADPVPQQAAALESALAEARAADAELAARKGTQYAGEANPYKTPREPEDDQES; encoded by the coding sequence ATGGATGACACCCGGCGGGAAAAAGTCGCCGCGAACATTTTGACCACGGTGGCCAGCATGTTGGCTGGCAAGATTAAAGACCCCAGATTAGGTTTCGTCACCATTACTTCGGTAGAGGTCACGGGGGATTTGCAGCATGCCAAAGTTTATTACACGGCCTATGGTAGCGACACGGAGCGAACCGCTTCCGGCGCGGCTTTGGAGTCCGCCAAAGGACTGATTCGCTCCCACGTGGGCAAAAATTTGGGCACACGCCTGACTCCGACCTTGGAATTCGTGGCCGATCCGGTGCCCCAGCAAGCTGCGGCTTTGGAATCGGCGCTGGCAGAGGCCCGCGCGGCCGATGCCGAGCTGGCCGCCCGCAAAGGCACCCAGTATGCCGGGGAAGCCAATCCCTACAAAACTCCCCGTGAGCCCGAAGATGACCAGGAATCCTAA